The genomic window GAAGCTTTCAAAATAGTGTGATTTAAGAGGCAACAATGTGTATATTCCAAAAAATGTGCGCGATAAGAACACATACACCGGCTTTATAAAACGGCAATCACACTGTAAAACAATCAAAGTTTGATGCTTCTCAATCAAGTGTTTAAGTTGCAAGACTAAAGGAAAATGAACATGCAAGTAAACTTGAACAAGCACCAAATTACTTAGTTGAATTCTTGAAGGGAATGATTATTGAGGTTGTAGCAAGAAAGCTTATTGATAAAAAGGGTGCACAACAACAATAACCAATTCAGCAGAATGGAACAACATTGTTCATCCTAAAAAAAAATGACAATCACACATACAATGTCCCTCAATTAAGGCAAAggatgtttgatcaagacatcaaGATGTATGGACATTTGTAAGGTGATTACTTCAATTTAATGACCATGATGACAATGTCAAATTACACTCAACTAAGATCAATGTATTCACAACAAACACCCATAACAAGGATTAAAAGTCATGTAAGACATGGGTGTGGAAGTTTAAGTTTAAGAGACAATGGAATGTATTGGTAAATTCATCATCAACAACTATATTTGAAGTTGCACAAATCATAACAAATACCACACAAGAGAATGTTGAAAGCATATGATGGCTaattcatatgaatcaaacaaaagttTCAtagaggcatttcatcaaacaattAATGTGCGTTGTGCAAACTCATGACATTTAAgttcaaaatcaattaaaatcaaCCCAACAATCAAATATCAACACTTGCAATACAaagagaaacaaagaaaacaataaaCTTAATCCAAGCaacatgaaaagaaaataaacacaatttcaaaaatcaacacaaaaagaaaataagaacctGAAAATTAAAGGTTGAGAAAACAAGAATTGGAGAAGATATAATGGCACTCCTTATAGCCACTGCAAGCTTGCGGCGGTTGGGTTCGCCAGAAAAGTATCGGAGGAAAAAACTCACCGGTGGGGAAgaaaaaaagggaaaggaaagagagagagaaagagaagagaagtaaGAGAGAGAGGGTATGAGAGAGAGATGGCGGCAGGGTCGCCTGAGAGGCTGGGCAGAGGTAGAGAGCAGCAGcagtgaagagaagaagaaaagaagagagctGCTGCTCAACAGGGGAGCGTGCCCTATTATTGCCCAAAATgagtcttgtgcgtacgcacaaagacctgtgcgcacacacaaatGGCAGAAATTAGGGGGGTGCGAACACACACAGCGTGCCATCGCTGCAACAGAGAGTGTGTATTGGAGTGTCCAGACGCATCGCTGTGAGCGCGCACACAGGGGTGGCTAGAATGAGGGGTGTGTGCACACACACAAGTAGGTGCGCACGCACAAGATGCGAAAGAGATAAGGGGATGGGAGCGCACAAAGTGTGTGATCGCTCCCACCAGAGGGGATTGCACTAAAgcgtgcggacgcacaggggCGTGCGCTCGCACAGGGGCGTGCGCTCGCACAGATGGcttctgttttttttattttaaatcaaaaAGAAATTGCTTGAGGTACagaatcatgtgtgcgtgcgcacacaggtccatGTGCACGCACAGAAGCAAACATAGGGAGGGTGTTCATGCGCACAACTCATGCCAATGCTCCCACCAAAGGGGTTGTCAATTGGTGTGCGGCCACACAAATAGCGCAAAAAGGaaaatgcgtgcgtacgcacagagcaGTGCGCACGCACTGGTCATAGAAAACAGGACAGCGCCCACGCATAGACCGTGCTAGCGCTTCGACCAAAGGGCACTGCAAcgggtgtgcggacgcacaagctcGTGCGCACGCATAGATGTTGAAAAACAcagttgtgtgcgcacgcacagcaggGTGCGTACGCACGAATGCCTTGTTtcacaaaaatttttcttttcaaaactaaGGTACCAACCCTTAGTGCATCAACATATCAATCCCAAATCATACAAACATTCACAAATTCATGATCCACAAGCAATTCAActtatttaactaaaaaaaaacaTCAAACCAAATCTAAGCTAATCATCATATCACAAGAAAACAAATAATTCAAAAAGCTATAAACAAAGGATAAAGTTGGAAaaatattaccatggtggggtgtctcccaccaagcactttggtttaaagtcctaagttggactttgcATGGCTTCATTGATCAATTTGAGACCTCTCCAAGGAGGaaaatctccaactccttggcattCTTGGGTTGAATGTGATCCATTGAATTAGACTTCTTGGCAAcattatcttcttcttattccttGCCAACCTCAATCGCTTGATCTTCAATTATATCACACCTAAAGATAGAGTAGGTTTCGAGAATGGGTTTCTTGGATTCCTCCAAAGTGAACTTTACTACCTTGCCATCGGCCTCAAAAGAATAGACTCCTGATGTGCATCCAGCTTGAATCGGGATGTCTTCAAAAACGCCCTTCCAAGTAGAATGGAtaatggcttatctgagtcaatGGGAGGGGTCTCCAAGATGTGAAAATCTACCGGGAAGAGTAAACCTTAGATGTCAACTAGCACATTTTCCGCAATTTCTACAACTGACACAATGCTCTTATCTACCAACACAAATCTCGCCACGGACCTCTTTAGGGGTGACAAGTTCAATCTCTCATAAATGGGGAGTGGCATAATGCTTACGCACGCCCCCAAGTCGCACATACAATCCATGAACTTTATCCCACCAATCAAACAAGTAACCAAACATGGATCGGGATCATTGTATTTTTCAGGAATTAGAGAAGAGATAGAATCATCTACCGGCCTTTTGTTGAATTTGCCAATCTTGTCCTTATGTGTGCAAACATCTTTGAGGAACTTGGAATACTTGGGCACTTGTTGAATGGCTTGAAAGAGAGGGACGGTGACTTcaacatttttaaaaattttcaccaTGCTGGGGTCAAGTTCTTCTTGCTTCTTAGCCTTCTTAGCCAAAGTTAAAAATGGAATTGGCATAGGCTCTTCAACCAGATTCTTCCTCTCTAGCTCCTTGGCCTTGAGTGGTTCCTCCTCACCTTTTGCAACATTCTTCTCCTCATCCTTCATCACTTTCACACCATCTCCCACCTCTTCATTGTGGGTTTTCTCACCCAAACTTGTAGGCACAACACCAATTTCATCCAACTTGGTGCCACTCCTAAGGGTGATAGCATTGATGCTTTCCTTTAGATTTGGTTGGGGTTGAGAAGGTAAACCACTAGAAGTTGAGGCTTGTTGGGCATTTTGTGTAGTCGTAGGAGAAAGGGTCAAACGAGAGAGAGCTTCGGCAATAGTAGCCATATATGTTTCTTGTTTCTTGTAAAACTCACATTGCTCTTGCATAAAGGTTTGAAGTGTGTCATTCATGTAAGGTTGATTAGGAGGAGGGGCTTGATTGCCTTAAGGAGGGTTAGATCTACTATTTGGATGTTGATACCTCCCTTAAAGTTGAGATTATGGTGGTTGTTGGTAGGATTGTTGGTATTGTGGTTGACCTTGGGTAGGTTGATGATATTAGGCTTGCACGTTTGGGTATGGTTGAGCTTGAAGGGCTTGGTTCCACCTTTGATTAGAattatccctccatccttggttttGATTTCCTCCATGTTGAGGAGTTCCTTGATTATAGTTGGACCTTTGTGGGTATGGATTGGCTACTGCTAATGTAGTGTCCTCTTGGAGTTGagggcactcatcagtgtaatggttgTTACAAGCACAAATACCGCATGATCTTGGTGGTCCTTCGATTCTTGGAGGTTGAGGTGGAGGAGATAGCAAAGCTTGGGGAATTTGTTGTCCTTGGGTGATTTGTCTCAACAAAATTGTCATCTCACCGAGGGTTTTAGTTAAAATGGCATCTCCGGAAGGAGAAACTTCACTTAAAGCTTTTGGTTGTGGATTTCTCGCCCTTGAGTGTTTAGTGGAGTCCGCCAAGTCCGCTATGATTTCCCAAGCTTCCTCGGTGGTCTTGTTTTTAGTGAGGGATCCTCCACTAGAGGCATCTAGAAGAAGCTTATCTTGGGGGTTCATCCCTTGACAAAAATAACTAATAACCCCCAACTCGTTAATACggtggtgggggcaagcttccaacaacttcttgaatctctcccagtactcataaagagtctccccATTTCTTTGCATAATGCAAGAGATTTCCTTTCACAGCTTATCTGTCTTCTGAGGTGGATAGAACTTTTCTAGAAATTCCTTACGCAGCAAGTCCCAGTTGGAAATCACATCTCCCAGTTGAGTATAGAACCATTCTTTCGCTTTTCCCtccaaagagaaagggaaagcgaaCACCAAAACTGCTACTTCATCCACACCATGTCTTCTCGCAGTGGAGCATACAACTTGAAAGTCCTTAAGATTCTTAAGAGGGTTTTCTCTGGGTAGTCCATTGTATTTGGGGAGCAAGTTTATCGTGCCGGTCTTGAGCTCAAAATTTGGATCTAAAGCCGGATACCAGATTTGTATCGGTTGCAAGTTAATATCATGAGCTCCGGCTTCCCTTAAGGTGATTCTACGAGGTGGATCCACCATGGTGTTGTCACCTGAGTCACTCAAAGAGATTTcagcactccccacagatgaatatAAGGTTTCCTCGTTAATTGAAGAATGATGGTCATGGATTGTGGTGATAGTGAATTGGTGTGCTCTTCAAGCAAGCCCGATTCACTATTCACAAATGCTAGCCGgcgccgagcttgcctaatatgagtTAAAGTTCTTTCTATTTCCAGATCAAATGGGGCCAAGCTCGGGTCTAGAAGCGACCATGTCATTCAACTGAGATAgcagtaaaagcatgcaattatGAAAATCAAAACAACAATAGACAAATAAACAAAAACCAAATTAACAATCAATAACTACTAAGACTAGCTAGATAGAAATGCTATCTACAAATTAGTGCCAAATAGCAAACAAAAACCaagtattcacactattcacatatttacaacaaccaaaattataGCACTCATTGCCTTAAAGTgaatcccggcaacggcgccaaaaacttgatggacgAGCCCAAAGCGGGTTAGGAAATTCTCTCAAAAATAGAATttctccgttgcaagtatagtcctaacccacaATTGACCCACAATCAAAGTTTGAATTCAAAGAGATGTCACTATTAAAAACCAATTCAATTCCGGGAGTGGTTAGTTCCCGAGTCATCTCCTaaggacacttgagaccaatgagtgtACAATTCCGGTCGTGATGCTCATGGGATTTTCAATGAAGAgataaacatataaagcaataaaagaacatgcaaaattgtgataaatgaactaataaaggaattaatgaaCTAACTATGCAATATAAACAAGTAAGGGATAAAAGAGATTAATGTAAATGTGTATGAAAGATTTAAAGCATAAAAGGTATCTTGGCTTGgaatgagctaagggtcctttccttgttggaaccacaactatgacaattagagtggattaatctcacttgattaaccttcacatcggagagtaagttaaatgagcataagtgttcttaacccacaaatcctaaattgcttgctaattgccttagcaacaaattagggttagtgggaacaagaacaattaacaatctaagaattgacactaaatgttggacattctaactctaggaacccaattgctcacttttcccaagccaagagataaaaaactagcccaaaatcataattgacattttgtcaaacacttggtaggaaAAAACACTAAACatggaaaaaatgagaaaatgtttaaaactaaaagcaacaaatgatcttaattaacaataacaactcatAAAGGcatataacaatcatcaatcatcaaattcatcaacaagaaattgaaattgcaagagagaagtAAAATTGAATTATAACTTGAAATATAAGAAAGAGTAAGAACAATGTAGCTATAAAGAGTAGtaacaaagagatacttacaatggaagctaacaaaatccaagatcaaaaatagaaatggcacttgaatgtaaaagccctagtataaaccctagtagagatgatgaaaaacttaaagaaaaactatactaaagcttcttactactactcctaagctaCCCTAATGTTATGCTATGCTATGGTTTTCATTTTCCCTTCAttatgagctaaatggcttcagaaatgggcctccaatccACTAAAATCACGAGTCACGTGTagttttaatgaaggcatgtgtggccacctgtgcgtacgcacagacgtgtgcgtacgcacactaggtgaTGCTTGAATGGACGCGCGACGTGCACGATGCGGCTCA from Arachis ipaensis cultivar K30076 chromosome B09, Araip1.1, whole genome shotgun sequence includes these protein-coding regions:
- the LOC107615814 gene encoding uncharacterized protein LOC107615814, whose amino-acid sequence is MNDTLQTFMQEQCEFYKKQETYMATIAEALSRLTLSPTTTQNAQQASTSSGLPSQPQPNLKESINAITLRSGTKLDEIGVVPTSLGEKTHNEEVGDGVKVMKDEEKNVAKGEEEPLKAKELERKNLVEEPMPIPFLTLAKKAKKQEELDPSMVKIFKNVEVTVPLFQAIQQVPKYSKFLKDVCTHKDKIGKFNKRPVDDSISSLIPEKYNDPDPCLVTCLIGGIKFMDCMCDLGACVSIMPLPIYERLNLSPLKRSVARFVLVDKSIVSVVEIAENVLVDI